In Fragaria vesca subsp. vesca linkage group LG5, FraVesHawaii_1.0, whole genome shotgun sequence, the genomic stretch GCTGCTGTTTGCAAGTCCCCAAGCGAACTCAATTAGCTGCTCGGATGTCATGACCGTGATGCTTCCAAAATTGACATAAACTACAGAATTAGGAGCTCTGGAGTCGAGCCATTCAAGACACTCTGGTTCGTCTTTCCATAGGTTTGATTGAATCGACTTCAAGTCGGTACCTTCACTTTGAACCTGATCAAGCTGTAGATGCAGGGGTCCAATGGAGTAGATAGGTGGTAGCAAATTTTTAAGTGCATCAAGAACTTCATGTTCTAAGTCATCGATTGTGTTCAAAATGATAGCAGAAGCTCTTTTAGCTCGTTCTGTCTCAATCAGCATAGTCTTCATCATGCCGTCTTCTGGGTCAGTAGTCCTGATGAATGCCGGGAGGTCCCTCAAACGAATACCTCTCATGCCTGGTAACCAGTCTATCTCAGTCTCCAAGTAACCATTTGTCAAACAAGAGGCATCTGCGGATCGAAAAATAGTATTAGCTAGCTGTGAGTCTTATTCATACATAAATAGAAAACTTATACTGGACCTAATATGCATTCTTTGGACCTTTTAATGATGAAAAATTGAAAATGATGAAATAACAAAATTAAATAGCAACTAGGTGGCTAGTTGGATTTTCATTTTTATCGATCAATGTATATACCTTTAAGAGGAATGAGACCCTCATCAATGAGATTCTGATACTGCATGTAGCCCATGAAGCCACAAGCACTAGTTGTCCAGAAAAGAACTTCGGGAATGCCCAGTTCTTGAGCTGCCTCAACAGTGAAGCTCATGACACCATCCGAAACAATGCAACTGACCGGAGGAATATTTGATGAAGAATTCAGCTTGGAAAGTAGGTCTCTGAAATGTGGTAAGCACTTTGTCCTTGTGGATACACAAAGTGATAGTATGTCTTGCGTCGCATTGGCATCAGTGGGAGGGAGACCATCGGGAATGGTCTCGAACGTAAAGGAAGGAAGGCCATCAAGGGAGTTGGGGCCTCGAGATTTCAGCAGGCGCTTATGGTTGTACTCTGTGTTGACAAAAGTTATATGAAACCCTTTGTGGTGAAGGAGTTTGGCTAGTTTCAGCATTGGGTTTATGTGACCTTGAGCCGGGAATGGTATGCAAACTGCATGTGGCTTCTCGGCAATGGAGTCCATTGTTGATGATCTCTTTAGCTCCCTCGAAACTCACGAGTTAGGCAGAAGCTAACTAGCTAAGAAAACTGGGATCTGCTAGCTGTGTACGTGAAAGCTTCAATGGGAGATGAGAAGTGTTATCATGGTACCAGATTTATAGGCCAATTGGAAGGGCAGGTTTGGGATACGAAGCCAAGTCAATGACTCTAGACGGCAAAGGTGACGGTGGCTAGCGCTGCAGGGCTATAGAATTTGAACTCGTGGTTGTCATGGATGAGTGCGATACCAGTCGGTCGATCAAAGACTGCGCCATCTTTCTTATGTACTGGTTACGTACTTTTTAAGTGCATATATCGTTTTGTTTAAGTCCCTAATTGTACAATTTTGACCCAGAAAAATTGTTCTGACAAAGAATCCATGGAAAGTGCATATACTAACTGGAAAGTGCTACTAAAGGGCCGGGTGTGAAGCGCGCGCACCTTATGTTTCAGTTCACAACTTCACACAGTTCACAACATGACGGGTAGGACGAGATAAGCATGAATATAAACTGTTGATACGTTTAGGAAAAAATTTAAGACGGTCACTGAGTACGTGCACTTGAAATTTTGTAGGGTCGCTGAGCCACAAGATGTGCAATTCTTTCCTAAAATTTCCAAAGGTTTTCGTTTTTCGTTTTTGTAGAATTTCCCGACCACCTCCTTCTTCTTCGCGATCTCGTATCTCTTAAATATCCAAAGCCACTGCCTCACCCTCTTCATTTGCATGCCTATATGTTTATTTGATAATTAATGATCGATTTGGCTAATTACATGATTAAGGTCTGGCTAATAGAATTAGATGCATGTGAATCACTCAATTTTTCGGATCAACGGGATCAATCACCCATTTAAGCCATGACATTACACTACCAGGACAAGCACTTTAGCCGACGAAAAATTTTCGTCGGCATGTTATCTTAATTCGTCGGCTAAGATCTTAGCCGACGAAGGCTCGTCGGCTATAGTGTCGTCGGGAAAAGATCGTCGGTGATGACTTTAGCCGACGAAATTTTTTTTTTCGTCAGCTATAGTCCCACAGTTAGCCGACGAAAAACATGTCGTCGGTTTTTTTCCCAGACTTTAGCCGACGAAACAATTAAGATATTCGTCGGCTAAAGTGTGTAATAAATAATTAAAAAATAACTATAGCCGACGAAATATAGTATATTTCGTCGGCTAAACCTTATAAAAAAATTTAAAAAATAACTATAGCCGACGAAANNNNNNNNNNNNNNNNNNNNACAAAAAACTCTCACGTAGATGAGACGCAACTGCCCATATAAAAATTTTGAGACATTTACCTTCCGACGATAGGGCTCCCCATAAACCCGAATAACGGTAAATAGTAGACACGTTGTGATTCCGATGACTAAAATTCACAAACCAAAATTCGACTGTCAGATATGATCATTATGATGAAAGATGTCTATGATAAAAAATTCAACTGGATTCGACAAAGTTAAGGGCTCGATCGAAACGGTCAACTTTAATCGAAAATAAGAAAACTGCATTTTGAAGCCCTAAACGGACTCGGATGGCCGAAAAAGCCTATACATCATGGCATTAGCGATGAGTTTGACTCGTAGCGCCGTTACGCTTCCGGAAAGGTATCACAATAGTCAATCAGACACCAAACGCCAAATCTGCAACATAGTGAATAATAAAGGTAAGTCAACTATCGGCACCGAGACTTTACCGGAATACTGTGATTTTACAACCGTAGACGTATTTCACCATTCTGGTCATATCTTATTTCACGACTTTTTTGCGTTTGAAGGTTCTACGTATAGTTTTTTTTCTCAGATGAGTTGTTGTCTAGATCTGCAAATATAAGGCACTTTAGCCGACGAAATTATATTTTTTCGTCGGCTAAACTTTTAAAAATTTCGTCGGCTAAAGTTTAAAAATTTCGTCGGCTAAACTTTTAAAAATTTAGTCGGCTAAAGTTCACAGACTATAGCCGACGAAAAAAATTATTCAACCGACGAAATATTAATTTCGTCGGCTAAAGTTGACCATAGCCGACGAAAATTTTAAATTAGCCGACAAAAAAAAATTCGTCTGCTAAAGTGGACTTTAGCCGACGAAAAAAAAATTCGTCGGCCTGGTTTTTTATTTTCGTCGGCTAAAGCCTTTCTTCTGGTAGTGTTATCTCTAGGTGAATGGAAACGTAATCATCATGATGAGTCTTTATCTCACGCTTAGGTGACTAATCACTTTGGATTATGGTTGTTTCACATGGGTCACTGATATACGTTTCCACTAATCTCCTTGGATTATGTATGGTTGTTGTTTCACATTATCTCACCTAATACGTTTAACTTTTGTACATATATTTTATAGGCAAATTCTAGTATACCGTATGGTATAGCATGTCTCACAAAATGTGTGGTTATCATTGATTGAAGAAGCAACTAAATAACCACGTAATGACCATTTACCCCTTCAAAAGCTCTCATGTTCTATATAATTAGTCACATTTGCAATAAGTATGTCATACCATATGGTATGATAGACAAACCCTATTTTATATAAGCCATTGATATACTAAAATTTATGATTTCAACTCCTATGTGCAGGGACGGAACCAAGAATTCGAAATACCCTAGGCTAAGTTTACCATATAATTTTTATTTTATTTTTATAAAAATGCCAATCAATTAATTTTTCTTTTTACCAAAAAGTTTGTCATGACTTTTCAATTAAAAAAGAAAAACTTTAGTCATCTGTTTCATTCAAGTCTATTACTGGATGGTAAATATTATAAAATAAAATGTCAAAGTAAAGGACACGTGATTAGGAGAGAGAGAGAGAGAGAGAGAGAGAGAGAGAGAGAGAGNGNNNNNNNNNNNNNNNNNNNNGAGAGAGAGAGGTTGGGCTAATTACTGAAAATTAGTATAAAATATGGTTTTTACGTATGTAAAAGGTTGATTCGATGAAAATTGTTCTTTGGGCTACAACCCAGATAACCCATAAGAAAGATCCGTCCCTGCCTATGTGTCATGCCATGTAGATATGTAAAAGTATTTATTTCAATTCCATTCCATATAGTATATTTTGCTAAATCATAATATTGGATTACCAATTTACCATTTTTATTTCTTTTTAGATTTTAAGGGATGAAAGGTGTCAGTGATATTTTAAGGGATGTAAGAGGGTTGTTATTTATTAACAGCTGTAGTACCCCTTTGAGAGCTGTTGTGTACAAAGCTGCTCTAATCCCTCTGTAAACCCTCATTTGACAATCACTACTGGAAAAAAGTAAGGTACCTAGGCGACGAAAGGATTTTGTAGCCTAAGAAGCATAATTCGTCGCTAGGATGGTCACAAATCCTTCTCCGTTCAACAGGTTTTCTCGTCGCCGTAGGTATAACTGGAGTAGGTAGTCTTGGGTTGAGATTTGGCTCGAGATACGACAGAGGCTCCAAGCTGTTGGTGTGCGGGGTTTGGGTGTCGCCGTTGGTTTTCCAGGGTTGTAGCAACGATTTTATTGCCTGAATCTTATTGGTCTTGTGTTAGTGGCGCGGTCATGGTGATTTGGTCTGATTGATGTGGTGGAGGTTTGATTCTGGTGATCTGCGTGGATTGCTAGGGTGCCAAAGTTTGGGTGGTCGTATTTGGTGGTGGTGGCGACGCGGCTAGACAAGGTTGGGTGGTTTCGAGGTGATGGTGGTGGCTATGGCGTCTGGCTGCGGTTTCGACGTCGAGTGGTTGACGATGGCGCTGATGGCGCTGATGGCACAGATCCTTTATGTTCGGCCAGGCTAGGTCTTTCCTGAGTCTGCTTGGCTTCTAGATGGACTAAGGTCCTAACTGGGCTTTATCTTTCTGCCCTTCGCCCAATTTAGTTCCCTAGTCTTTCTACCTTGCTTAGCAATAAGAGTTAGGATTTAGCTACTTAATTCTTAATATTTCTAGTTGTACACCAATTGCGGTCTCTATGTGACTAGGTTTACTTTATAGAGAGTTATGTATGCTAGATTGTAGTTTCTATTGATCATACTCTTTTGAGCTCGTATGTTTGTAATTGGAGTTAGGTACCTCCCAATTAGTCTGTTAGTTTGAGTTGAGTATGATTTTGACACAAGACGTTAATTGATATACGTGTCTTTTGATCATAAATAAGTAATGAAATTATCTATCTTTTATTAAAAAAAAATATTAACAAAAGAAATTCTATGGCTAACTGCATGCAGACTCCACATATTATACTTAAAGAATTTTATTCAACGATTTATGTGGAGGGGAGTAGTGGAGTTCCACAGAGGCATATGTGTACATGACTTGTTTGGAGGCCGAAGAAATTAACTTGATCGTCGTCTTGCATGGACATGTGAGAAAGATCTCCAGCTATGTAGATATATTATTTATTTATATGCATTCTGCACGCATGGCATTGGCTCTGTGACTCATCCCATACGTATCTCTGTATATTTCCAGACAAATTTAAGAGAGGCGACGAAATCTCAACCCTAATATAATAAACCAGAGCTGTCGTGACGAATCGCTATCTGCCAGTTGCTCCACTTATTGCCTCGATTACGGGAGGATGAAGAAGCCAACTAGGGTTCGTCGATTATCTCCGATTGGAAAGCCGTCAGTACAATGTTGATGGCAAACTGATTTGTTTCGACCTGTATAGGTAAGCTCGTAAACTGATGCTACGTATACGTAACAATGTGGAATATGAGACAAATCACGCTAGATAATACAATTCAAACGTGCATGCGTGTCTGCCGAAATAACTTATTGATACATATGGCAGCAAGAAAAAAAAACTTATTATTGATACGTAGTTTTGATAGAGGCTTTTGTACCTAAAGCAATCATATGGCATGGGAGATCTGTACCTGATTTCCCAGACAGAAGTTGCCATGACGCATCATTGTTACGGGCCAGTTGGTTGTTTGATACTTTCCGAAAATGACAAGCAAGATAAAAGAAGAAGAAAAAAATGAGGCAAACTAGATCGAGTTTCTTCAATGGGGATAAAAGAGCTAATTACATGAACACCATTGATTGAACTAATTAAATGTTTCAAGTTGGAAACAAATGTGATTTGGTCGTTGCATATGATTTGGTGATTAGCTAGCTAGCTAATCAGAACTAATTTGGCAAGTGAATCTTCCATGGTTAAGCATGTCCATCAGTGATGAGATATACTGGATAAATTATACCTATATGTATCTCAATAATTAGATTACGTTTTGGTAATATCAAATTATGTTCCAGCTTTCATCGCTAGGACAGATATTTTTTGCATCCAGCCTCTAGTTTCAAGATGAATTAATATGTAGTCCACCAACTCATAAAATTGCGACCATGTAAATCTCAACTGGATCCCTTTTAATTTGTTTTCTGTAATATAATGACATCAACCAACTTTATGTGAAGTAGTTGAAATAAGACACCAACTAGTTTATTCCACATAATCGCAGTTAATAATCGATCTTGTTCAATACTCGATCAAAAACAGCCGGTTAACTCTTCTTTAAATCAATTTGAAATCCAGGCTCCTTCTCTGCTAGTAGCTGGACTGTTCTCTTAACAAATTAGTAAACCTTGATACGTACTTAATCCGGCAATCATACAAAACATGCATAGAAATCCGCCCCTCTGATATTGATATTTGGGACCATAATTGTTAATCGATCAGATCCTTCTAAACAAATACAAGTCTTGTTTTTTCATTTTTGTCATTTTCTGTTAATTATTAATTATGAAATAGATAGATGAACCGGCGACTACATATTAAGTTTATATGTACGTCAAAATTATATGAGTACTTATCATGGTTTCCAAAAAGCGAGAAAAAACAAAAACAAAAAAAAGTACCGAATTACAAGACATTGTTCGAATTTAGCATCAAAGGCTACTTTTGCTTATGTACATATAAAGGATCCATTAAAACCATGTATACACAAGTGGTGACACATCACGTCGAGTTATGTCTACATCCAAACTTTGGTAGGGGCGGGGAGCCGGGGGATGGTCAGGCAAGGGGAAACTTTATTTCATCGATCTCATTGATGCAGCTATATATGCAAGTAGTAAGGGGCTACAACGCTCATCCAACATTCCAACAATCCTAACATTAATTTCAACCGCAAGCATAGGCAAGGTCAACTAACAATCGTTGAAACACTATGGATCGGATCCAAGAGTGATCAACTTCAGGACAGTATATTGAAGTTTAAACTCATGATATGGTAAGAACGAAATAGTATGTCATCTCATTTTAAACTCAACTTAACGAGCATGAATTAGGAAGATCGTGTATCACACTCCATACGTACTCATAATGAATCATTATCTCTTGAAATAATTGATGTGATCAAATCAAACATGCATCATGTGTTGTCGATAGATAATAATACCTACTGGTTTGCATTTGAGTTGACACATTTCAAAAATATAAGGAAAAAAAACATCTTGACGTAAAAAGAAAAGAACAAAAATGAAAACAGATAACATATAATAATATATGTATATTTTCCTTATTTTTTATTTTTTGTCAAGATATTTTCCTTATCTATATATATGAGATGATTTGAAGAAGATCAGGCAAATCTGCAATCACATTCTAATCTATTGCCTCTAGGGAACTGACGTATACCAAGTAAAACAATTAAAGAATGACACATGCACCCTTCAGACTATTATTTATCGATGGAGTTGCAGTGTTGCACCCTTCAGAATATGAAAGGGACGAGCTGTAATGAATAGCATTTCAAATGGTCCAGAGCAAATTAGTAATCCGAGCATATCAACCTAAAAATAAGAGACATCGATCGTCTTGAACTTCGTGGCCTCCCCCCTCTCCATTCTCTCTAGCCGACTTGATATTTCGCAGCTATATATGCTAAGCATTGCTTTGATCCCAATGACATGCAGATTAAGTCACAAATAATAAGTGAGAAAGAGATCGGTCGAATGGCAATGAAAATGCACAACATATATGTCAACCTCCTAGCCCAAGTTGACATTTGACTAGCTTTCTGCTGTGAATCGTTGATTCTGTCCGATATTTTTGACTTGCAATTAACCCCATCATAGACAAGATCGAGTTGATTTACCCTTCCTTCACTCTTCCACCTCTATAAAAGCCAATACCATCACTTCTCTGTTCACCCCAGTTTCAGAGCAACCAGAGAAGAAAAAAACATGGGTTCCAATGCTTTGATGGTAGAGAC encodes the following:
- the LOC101295133 gene encoding UDP-glycosyltransferase 85A2-like, whose product is MDSIAEKPHAVCIPFPAQGHINPMLKLAKLLHHKGFHITFVNTEYNHKRLLKSRGPNSLDGLPSFTFETIPDGLPPTDANATQDILSLCVSTRTKCLPHFRDLLSKLNSSSNIPPVSCIVSDGVMSFTVEAAQELGIPEVLFWTTSACGFMGYMQYQNLIDEGLIPLKDASCLTNGYLETEIDWLPGMRGIRLRDLPAFIRTTDPEDGMMKTMLIETERAKRASAIILNTIDDLEHEVLDALKNLLPPIYSIGPLHLQLDQVQSEGTDLKSIQSNLWKDEPECLEWLDSRAPNSVVYVNFGSITVMTSEQLIEFAWGLANSSKTFLWVIRPDLVGGESAVVPPEFVEETKERSLLTTWCPQEQVLNHPAIGGFLTHSGWNSTLESVCAGVPMLCWPFFAEQQTNCRYCCKEWGIGMEIEGDVHRSNIEELVTKLMEGEEGKEMRKKAMEWKKLAKEAATGPNGLSFLDLDKMVNEVLLSKKLK